A window of the Brassica napus cultivar Da-Ae chromosome C5, Da-Ae, whole genome shotgun sequence genome harbors these coding sequences:
- the LOC106401949 gene encoding F-box/kelch-repeat protein At1g23390-like — MLVGDQLLLLTHKRPITCALLSESHLMEDKNKNGEEEEECSIDSDILASILSNLPLLDLDSACHVSKSWNRAVFFSLRRLKSTPWLFVYKQRTFSPYTLAATAYDPKSEKWIELKTASPVEHVSAARSSHSTLLYALSPAKLSFSVDAFHLSWRHVAPPRVWRIDPVVAVVGRCLMVAGGVCEFEDDRLAVELLDVESGEEAWERCESMPRCLSGSASSTWLSVAVSAETMYVTEKRSGVACCFDPETKSWTELLDFSPGDCRLYSRVIGFVGNRLLMAGVTGDEDNPTGIELWEVASTESPMKLKFESIGSMPTACLEKLRGIDSDWPLTSIVFNAVGDMVYMNNAAETGEIVAAEMEGGKLCKWRTLRYADARGHAGERLIVACSNVSFSDLKRAFRDDLRFSVMV; from the coding sequence ATGCTCGTAGGTGACCAACTTCTCCTCCTAACTCATAAAAGGCCTATCACTTGTGCATTATTATCAGAATCGCATTTGATGGAGGATAAGAATAAgaacggagaagaagaagaagaatgttcTATAGACTCAGACATACTCGCCTCCATCCTCTCCAACTTGCCCCTCCTCGACCTCGATTCAGCTTGCCACGTGTCCAAATCCTGGAACCGCGCCGTCTTCTTCTCCCTCCGTCGCCTTAAGTCCACACCGTGGCTGTTCGTCTACAAACAGAGGACTTTTTCGCCGTACACCTTGGCGGCGACGGCGTACGATCCCAAGTCCGAAAAGTGGATCGAGCTCAAAACCGCATCTCCCGTCGAACACGTGTCCGCTGCTCGATCCTCCCACTCCACGCTGCTCTACGCGCTCTCCCCGGCGAAACTCTCCTTCTCAGTCGACGCGTTTCACCTAAGCTGGCGACACGTGGCGCCACCGAGAGTCTGGAGGATCGATCCAGTCGTCGCCGTCGTCGGAAGGTGTCTGATGGTGGCCGGCGGCGTGTGCGAGTTCGAGGACGATAGACTCGCCGTGGAGCTGCTCGACGTCGAATCCGGCGAAGAAGCGTGGGAGAGATGCGAATCGATGCCGCGGTGCCTCTCGGGATCCGCGTCGTCCACGTGGCTTTCCGTCGCGGTCAGCGCGGAAACGATGTACGTGACGGAGAAGAGATCCGGTGTTGCTTGTTGCTTCGATCCAGAGACGAAATCGTGGACGGAGCTTCTCGATTTCTCTCCCGGCGACTGTAGATTATACTCGCGCGTGATTGGATTCGTCGGTAACCGTCTACTCATGGCGGGGGTCACCGGAGACGAGGATAATCCGACGGGAATCGAACTGTGGGAAGTTGCTTCCACCGAATCGCCGATGAAACTCAAATTCGAATCGATTGGATCGATGCCTACGGCGTGTTTGGAGAAACTCAGAGGGATTGATTCTGATTGGCCGTTAACGTCGATAGTGTTTAACGCGGTGGGAGATATGGTTTATATGAATAACGCGGCGGAGACGGGAGAGATTGTTGCGGCGGAGATGGAAGGAGGAAAGCTCTGCAAATGGAGGACTCTGCGTTACGCAGACGCTAGAGGTCACGCGGGAGAGAGACTTATCGTTGCGTGTTCAAACGTTAGTTTTAGCGATTTGAAACGTGCGTTTAGAGATGACTTGCGTTTCTCTGTGATGGTCTGA